GTTAACCTAGGACGAGCTTAGAGGAAACCTGTTTACTGACTAAGTGATGGGCGGCATAGAGGTGGCATGAACATAACACAGGCGTTTGTACGGAACGTGGGAACCTACGGGCTGATGTTAAGGGAGTATTTCAAGTGGAAGACCCACGAGAAAAGAGTACCGATGCAGTCATAGGGGCAGATTGGGTTGTAGTAGTGTTGAAACTTCTGTAATTGAAGAGGAGCGAAGAACCCAAATTATTCAGTTTTAAGGATAGGTCAACTTTGAAAGGAGGAGGAACCTATGCAAGAAACAAAACCGTTTAGTATTTCAAAGAATGCAGTAATGGGTGCATTTGAGCGAGTAAAAGCTAATAAAGGGACATACGGGATTGATAAACAGTCTATTGAAAGTTTTGAACTAGATTTGAAGAATAATCTGTACAAACTATGGAATCGTATGTCCTCAGGAAGTTATTTTCCAAAACCAGTAAAAGCAGTAGCTATTCCCAAACAGAATGGTGAGACAAGAACACTTGGAATACCTACAGTCGAAGACCGAGTGGCACAGATGGTTGTGAAACTATATTTTGAACCAACAGTGGAAAAATTGTTCTATGAAGATTCTTACGGATATCGACCAAACAAATCGGCAATTCAAGCTATCGAGGCTACAAGGAAAAGATGTTGGAAGAAAGACTGGGTGTTGGAGTTCGATATTAAGGGACTGTTTGATAATATCCGACATGACTATCTCATTGAAATGGTAAAACGTCATACAAATCAAGAATGGGTCATCTTATATATAAAAAGATGGCTAACTGCACCTTTTCAAATGAAAGATGGAACGAAAACAGAGCGAACATCTGGAACTCCGCAAGGAGGTGTTATCAGTCCAGTTCTTGCGAACCTGTTTCTTCATTATACGTTTGATGATTTTATGACGAAAGAATTTCCAAGTATTCCTTGGGCAAGATACGCCGATGATGGAATAGCACATTGTGCTTCATTGAAACAAGCTAAATTTCTTCAACGAAGACTGGAAGAAAGGTTTCAACTATTTGGATTGGAGCTAAACTTGGAGAAAACGAAAATTGTTTACTGTAAAGACGATGACAGACAATTGAACTATCCGACTATCTCTTTCGATTTTCTAGGATACACTTTTCGACCAAGACAATCAAAGAATAAATACGGGAAATTTTTCACAAACTTCTTACCAGCTATTGCCGATAAGGCAAAGAAAGCAATCAGAAAAGAAGTGAGAAACTGGCGCTTACAGCTCAAAGCAGATAAAACCCTGCAGGATATTTCCAACATGTTTAATAAGAAAATCCAAGGATGGATCAATTATTATGGACATTTCTATAAATCAGAAATGTATAGTGTATTGCGTTACATCAATAGTTGCTTGGTGAAATGGGTTCGCCGAAAATACAAGAAGCGAAAACATCGAAGAAGGGCA
This genomic interval from Metabacillus schmidteae contains the following:
- the ltrA gene encoding group II intron reverse transcriptase/maturase, which encodes MQETKPFSISKNAVMGAFERVKANKGTYGIDKQSIESFELDLKNNLYKLWNRMSSGSYFPKPVKAVAIPKQNGETRTLGIPTVEDRVAQMVVKLYFEPTVEKLFYEDSYGYRPNKSAIQAIEATRKRCWKKDWVLEFDIKGLFDNIRHDYLIEMVKRHTNQEWVILYIKRWLTAPFQMKDGTKTERTSGTPQGGVISPVLANLFLHYTFDDFMTKEFPSIPWARYADDGIAHCASLKQAKFLQRRLEERFQLFGLELNLEKTKIVYCKDDDRQLNYPTISFDFLGYTFRPRQSKNKYGKFFTNFLPAIADKAKKAIRKEVRNWRLQLKADKTLQDISNMFNKKIQGWINYYGHFYKSEMYSVLRYINSCLVKWVRRKYKKRKHRRRAEYWLGAIAQRERKLFAHWKYGIIPAMNNGSRMS